In Helicobacter bilis, a genomic segment contains:
- a CDS encoding catalase family peroxidase, which translates to MCVYGNDAKQYDAEGIADVFYALNGDSKDPHKKINHTKGFCANGEFIPANNITKTLNIPLLKEKSIKTEVRYSLGGGSRVASDKSKPRGMALKIQGQKDEWEIVMLNTEINFAKNPQEFGEFFAMRIPKDGKVDTAYIAKRTSEVASYKNFEEYMKNIGITGSVANTMYHSIHTFYFKDSKNKLIPARFKFVPANGVAYLKENELQKVSNDFLESDFKEKSKKAPIAYKMILVLANPKDKTDDTTALWSGKHKEIEVGTLLVKQYNGDVCNGDVFMPNVLPNGVEAPKDPLFETRNDVYSITFGRRQ; encoded by the coding sequence ATGTGTGTTTATGGAAATGATGCAAAGCAATACGATGCGGAAGGTATTGCTGATGTGTTTTATGCGTTGAATGGAGATTCTAAAGATCCACATAAAAAGATTAATCATACAAAAGGCTTTTGTGCGAATGGAGAGTTTATCCCAGCAAATAACATTACAAAAACGCTAAATATACCATTGTTAAAAGAAAAAAGCATTAAGACAGAAGTGCGATATTCACTTGGTGGTGGAAGCAGAGTGGCAAGCGATAAATCAAAGCCTAGAGGCATGGCTTTGAAAATTCAAGGGCAAAAAGATGAATGGGAAATTGTTATGCTAAATACTGAGATTAACTTTGCAAAAAATCCACAGGAATTTGGCGAGTTTTTTGCGATGAGAATCCCAAAAGATGGCAAGGTGGATACTGCCTATATCGCTAAGAGAACAAGCGAGGTCGCATCATACAAAAACTTTGAAGAATATATGAAAAATATCGGTATAACAGGCAGTGTGGCAAATACAATGTATCACAGCATTCACACTTTTTATTTTAAGGATAGTAAGAATAAACTCATTCCGGCAAGATTTAAATTTGTCCCAGCAAATGGCGTAGCCTATCTCAAAGAAAACGAGCTGCAAAAAGTTAGCAATGACTTTTTAGAATCTGATTTTAAAGAAAAGAGCAAAAAAGCCCCGATTGCTTATAAGATGATTCTAGTCCTAGCAAATCCAAAGGATAAAACCGATGATACTACAGCCCTTTGGAGTGGTAAGCACAAGGAAATTGAGGTTGGCACATTGCTTGTAAAACAATATAATGGTGATGTATGTAATGGCGATGTGTTTATGCCAAATGTATTGCCTAATGGTGTAGAAGCTCCAAAAGACCCGCTATTTGAAACACGCAATGATGTATATTCGATCACTTTTGGTAGAAGACAATAA